One window of the Rosa rugosa chromosome 3, drRosRugo1.1, whole genome shotgun sequence genome contains the following:
- the LOC133739011 gene encoding transcription factor RAX1-like gives MGRAPCCDKTNVKRGPWSPEEDSKLKSYIELHGTGGNWIALPQKIGLKRCGKSCRLRWLNYLRPNIKHGGFSEEEDNLICSLYISIGSRWSIIAAQLPGRTDNDIKNYWNTRLKKKLLGKHRKEHQAAARRSAAGLKQQEIIKRGLIISSSSGNNNSMVNPVAAASQYPYWPELPVLQVPSIPNYSSPNQEVVVPSFNDHASIRKLLIKLGGRFHSDHHDNVAQPNIQDVYSSNGDIQLPVDQFPSSTQQIYHEESAANMHSSASLIAALASNNISNPGQFAQMNHYNNPADNAGYGGAVNMFQGGQSSNYFLSNELKDMVYNIDPEKLDGLEFLYSEDVMIMMNDRPISSTTNTITSYGDQSTIGWSGDQMQLVYPPPLAASGSDYHEGMQRMIMPQDQCANLSGSYPGDGVQ, from the exons atggGGAGAGCTCCTTGTTGTGACAAAACGAACGTGAAGAGAGGGCCGTGGTCACCTGAAGAAGATTCCAAGCTCAAGTCGTATATTGAACTACACGGCACTGGTGGTAACTGGATTGCTTTGCCTCAAAAGATCG GGCTTAAGAGATGTGGGAAGAGCTGCCGGCTGAGATGGTTAAACTATCTGCGCCCGAACATCAAGCATGGAGGGTTTTCTGAAGAAGAGGACAACTTAATTTGCAGCCTCTATATAAGTATTGGAAGCAG GTGGTCTATAATTGCAGCACAACTGCCTGGAAGAACTGATAATGATATAAAGAACTACTGGAACACAAGGCTGAAGAAAAAGCTTCTGGGAAAGCACCGCAAGGAACACCAGGCTGCTGCGCGTAGATCCGCTGCAGGTCTAAAACAGCAAGAAATTATCAAAAGAGGTCTCATCATCAGTAGTAGTAGTGGGAACAATAATTCCATGGTGAATCCTGTGGCAGCAGCTAGCCAATACCCTTACTGGCCCGAGCTACCGGTGCTCCAAGTACCATCGATACCCAATTACTCATCACCAAACCAAGAAGTAGTAGTACCTTCTTTCAATGACCACGCGTCTATCCGAAAACTGCTTATCAAGCTCGGAGGAAGATTTCATTCAGATCATCACGACAATGTTGCTCAACCTAATATCCAAGATGTGTACTCCTCGAATGGCGATATTCAACTCCCAGTTGATCAATTTCCTAGCTCAACGCAACAGATTTATCACGAGGAGTCGGCAGCCAATATGCACTCATCTGCTAGCCTGATTGCGGCTTTAGCCAGTAACAATATCAGCAACCCGGGCCAATTTGCACAGATGAACCATTACAACAACCCCGCGGATAATGCTGGATATGGTGGTGCTGTGAACATGTTTCAAGGAGGGCAAAGTAGTAACTATTTTCTGTCGAACGAGCTTAAGGACATGGTGTACAATATTGATCCAGAAAAGTTAGATGGGCTGGAATTCTTATACAGTGAAGACGTCATGATCATGATGAATGATAGACCGATTAGCAGTACTACTAATACTATTACTAGTTATGGTGATCAAAGTACGATTGGGTGGAGTGGTGATCAGATGCAGCTGGTTTATCCTCCTCCTCTAGCTGCCTCAGGTTCAGACTATCATGAAGGCATGCAGAGAATGATAATGCCTCAAGATCAATGCGCTAATCTCAGCGGTAGTTACCCTGGGGATGGGGTACAATAA
- the LOC133736995 gene encoding branched-chain amino acid aminotransferase 1, mitochondrial-like, which translates to MIRRTACLSKLVQSVRVGSSSSLPTKQLRDHRCFGSGAASNAEQACEASVSSKFGKNEYADVDWDNLGFGLVPTDYMYMMKCSNNGIFEQGQLNRYGNIELSPAAGVLNYGQGIYEGMKAFRKEDGNLLIFRPDQNAMRMKIGSERMCMPSPSLDQFIDAVKQTAQANKCWVPPPGKGSLYIRPLLIGSGPILGLSTSPEYTFLVYASPVRNYFKEGSAPLSIYVEEEYDRSSRGGAGGVKSITNYAPVLKALLRARSRGFSDVLYLDSVNKKNLEEVSSCNIFIVKGNVISTPATAGTILSGVTRRSIIEIARDHGYQVEERAIPVDELSEADEVFCTGTAVGVAPVGSITYKDKRMEYKTGAQTVCPQLYSTLIGIQTGRIEDKKGWILEID; encoded by the exons ATGATTCGAAGGACTGCATGCTTGAGTAAGCTGGTTCAATCTGTTCGAGTTGGCTCTTCGTCATCTTTGCCAACCAAG CAGCTTAGAGATCACCGCTGCTTTGGATCAGGGGCTGCTTCTAACGCAGAACAAGCGTGTGAAGCATCTGTGAGCAG TAAATTTGGTAAGAATGAGTATGCTGATGTGGATTGGGATAATCTTGGATTTGGTCTAGTGCCAACTGATTACATGTACATGATGAAATGTTCCAACAACGGGATATTCGAACAAGGCCAACTTAATCGTTATGGAAATATTGAACTAAGCCCTGCTGCTGGAGTTTTGAATTATGGCCAG GGTATATATGAAGGGATGAAAGCATTCAGGAAAGAAGATGGCAATCTCCTTATCTTTCGTCCAGACCAGAATGCAATGCGAATGAAGATTGGTTCAGAAAGAATGTGCATGCCCTCACCATCCCTTGATCAATTTATCGATGCTGTGAAGCAAACTGCTcaagctaacaagtgttgg GTTCCCCCTCCAGGAAAAGGGTCTTTATATATTAGGCCTCTACTTATAGGAAGTGGTCCTATATTAGGTTTAAGCACATCGCCTGAATACACATTCCTTGTATACGCTTCACCAGTCCGCAACTATTTCAAG GAGGGTTCTGCACCTTTGAGCATATATGTCGAGGAGGAATATGATCGTTCCTCTCGTGGTGGGGCTGGAGGTGTCAAAAGCATCACCAATTATGCTCCA GTTTTGAAGGCACTACTCAGAGCAAGGAGCCGAGGATTTTCTGATGTGTTATATCTAGACTCGGTAAATAAAAAGAATCTGGAGGAGGTCTCTTCTTGTAACATTTTCATTGTGAAG GGCAATGTTATTTCAACTCCTGCAACGGCTGGGACTATACTATCAGGGGTAACTCGAAGAAGCATCATTGAAATCGCTCGCGATCATGGTTATCAG GTTGAGGAGCGTGCAATTCCGGTAGATGAACTGAGTGAAGCTGATGAAGTATTCTGTACAGGAACTGCAGTCGGTGTTGCTCCTGTGGGAAGCATTACATATAAAGATAAAAG GATGGAATACAAAACAGGTGCTCAAACTGTTTGTCCACAGCTCTACTCAACTCTCATAGGAATTCAAACGGGTCGTATTGAGGATAAGAAAGGCTGGATTCTTGAAATTGATTAA